One Cupriavidus pauculus genomic window, CCTTATGCGCTGTAGGACCAAAGCCGATACCGCCCGGACCCGGGCAAGCGCGAGACTGTGGCTGTCGATAACGAACGGGAGACGCACCATGGCCGCAAACGTCCATGTGGTACCCACGGAACGCAATGGCTGGGCGGTAGAGGTAGAAGGCACGGACGGTGCGACCTCGCACTACCCGTCGCAGGAAGAGGCAATTGCCGCCGGCACCGAGAAAGCAAAACTCGACAAGGT contains:
- a CDS encoding DUF2188 domain-containing protein, yielding MAANVHVVPTERNGWAVEVEGTDGATSHYPSQEEAIAAGTEKAKLDKVELFIHDRNGKIRERNSFGHDPRDIKG